One stretch of Oncorhynchus masou masou isolate Uvic2021 chromosome 9, UVic_Omas_1.1, whole genome shotgun sequence DNA includes these proteins:
- the LOC135545746 gene encoding uncharacterized protein LOC135545746, which translates to MAWSLPVMLDRMDLSVMELWGELGELQLVTDATRYDELSFYKGSTGAKTEILKTKRDKWVIRDTPIIDRARFFINNGTFRLNNTRSTDSGEYLQETFNSAGVAQGSRGLQLFIKAPVSSPQLSSECLSHGEMRVSCSTEGDGPQYSWTLDGQTLRDTKASSDNETKTITLKKGLSGNLTCTIRNYISSDSISNRISPCPEPGVSVFVYFQLAEVFILLTVCLGSYCFYKKETFHHKEGQ; encoded by the exons ATG GCTTGGAGTCTTCCTGTGATGCTAGACAGAATGGATCTCAGTGTTATGGAGCTCTGGGGGGAACTGGGGGAACTCCAGCTGGTGACTGATGCCACGAGATATGATGAACTCTCATTTTATAAAGGCTCAACTGGTGCTAAAACAGAGATACTCAAAACGAAGAGGGACAAATGGGTAATAAGAGACACCCCCATTATAGACAGAGCACGCTTCTTTATAAACAATGGGACATTTAGGTTAAATAACACACGAAGTACAGATTCTGGTGAATACCTGCAAGAAACATTTAATTCAGCAGGGGTAGCACAAGGGAGCAGAGGACTACAActgttcatcaaag CTCCAGTGTCCAGTCCTCAGCTGtcctctgagtgtctgtctcatGGAGAGATGAGGGTGTCCTGCTCCACTGAGGGGGATGGTCCCCAGTACAGCTGGACTCTGGATGGACAGACGCTGAGAGACACTAAGGCCTCTTCTGATAACGAGACAAAAACAATCACTCTGAAGAAAGGCCTGTCAGGAAATCTCACCTGTACCATCAGAAACTACATCAGCAGTGATTCTATCAGCAATAGAATCTCACCTTGTCCAG AACCAGGAGTCAGTGTGTTTGTTTATTTCCAACTCGCTGAAGTCTTCATTCTTCTGACAGTCTGTCTGGGATCATACTGTTTCTACAAGAAGGAAACCTTTCACCATAAAGAAG gacaatga